The Croceicoccus marinus genome contains a region encoding:
- a CDS encoding alanine/glycine:cation symporter family protein, producing the protein MSAEAAPSGLIDQVTNVSDFIWGGTWDGAEVIPVPPMVIMLLGIGLYIMIGLRFYPILKLGSAFAGLFSSRKSKGAGEISPFAALSTALSGQVGTGNLAGVATAIALGGPGAVFWMWITALIGMALGFAEGSLAIRYREKTPEGNWRGGPMSYITQGLGPKWTWLAVIFAIGTLFSGLVTGNSIQSNEVASGLNELFGIERWLGGLIVAIAVFVVIIGGIKSIGSIAEKVVPFMAVCYIIMAVIAIIINIADIPETFSRIFAGAFSAQSASGGFAGAAIIMAMRAGVARGLFSNESGQGSTPIAHAVAQTDDPQLQGRMAMMGTFIDTIIICTMTALVILTVEGPFTHNGEAVRHVWQSDLGTTAQSGFVTTSAAFAAAFPVLIGNIPLGTLVASVALILFVFTTLLTWSYYGERAITFLYDRLPGSNARGEKVLHIIWRVLWCIAIWFSATQPSQLVWRLGDISNATMALPNLIALAALSGVVFALSRGDRTAGKDFAVETRED; encoded by the coding sequence ATGAGCGCAGAGGCAGCGCCTTCGGGCCTGATCGATCAAGTCACCAATGTCTCGGACTTCATCTGGGGCGGCACATGGGACGGGGCCGAAGTCATCCCCGTTCCGCCGATGGTGATCATGTTGCTGGGCATCGGCCTCTACATCATGATCGGCCTGCGCTTCTATCCGATCCTCAAGCTGGGCAGCGCCTTCGCGGGCCTGTTCTCCAGCCGCAAGAGCAAGGGCGCGGGTGAGATCAGCCCCTTTGCCGCGCTGTCGACCGCCCTGTCGGGTCAGGTCGGCACCGGCAATCTGGCGGGCGTCGCGACCGCGATCGCGCTGGGCGGGCCGGGCGCGGTGTTCTGGATGTGGATCACCGCGCTGATCGGCATGGCGCTGGGCTTTGCCGAGGGTTCGCTGGCCATCCGCTACCGCGAGAAGACGCCCGAGGGTAACTGGCGCGGCGGCCCGATGAGCTACATCACGCAGGGCCTGGGCCCCAAGTGGACGTGGCTGGCGGTGATCTTCGCGATTGGCACGCTGTTCTCGGGCCTCGTCACCGGCAATTCGATCCAGTCGAACGAAGTGGCCAGTGGCCTCAACGAACTGTTCGGGATCGAACGCTGGCTGGGCGGGCTGATCGTCGCCATCGCCGTGTTCGTCGTCATCATCGGCGGCATCAAGTCGATCGGCTCCATCGCCGAGAAGGTCGTGCCCTTCATGGCGGTATGCTACATCATCATGGCGGTCATCGCGATCATCATCAATATCGCGGACATCCCCGAAACCTTCAGCCGCATCTTTGCGGGCGCCTTCTCGGCCCAGTCGGCCAGCGGCGGTTTCGCGGGCGCGGCAATCATCATGGCGATGCGCGCGGGCGTGGCGCGCGGCCTGTTCTCGAACGAGAGCGGGCAGGGTTCGACCCCGATCGCCCACGCCGTCGCGCAGACTGACGATCCGCAGCTGCAGGGCCGCATGGCGATGATGGGCACCTTCATCGACACGATCATCATCTGCACCATGACGGCACTGGTGATCCTGACCGTCGAGGGCCCCTTCACCCATAATGGCGAGGCTGTGCGCCATGTCTGGCAGTCGGACCTGGGCACCACGGCGCAATCGGGGTTCGTGACCACCAGCGCGGCCTTTGCCGCCGCCTTCCCGGTGCTGATCGGCAATATCCCGCTGGGCACGCTGGTCGCGTCGGTGGCGCTGATCCTGTTCGTGTTCACCACGCTTCTGACCTGGAGCTATTACGGCGAGCGCGCGATCACCTTCCTCTACGACCGGCTCCCCGGTTCGAACGCGCGGGGTGAGAAGGTGCTGCACATCATCTGGCGGGTGCTGTGGTGCATCGCGATCTGGTTTTCCGCGACGCAGCCTTCGCAGCTGGTCTGGCGCCTTGGCGACATCTCGAACGCCACCATGGCGCTGCCCAACCTGATCGCGCTGGCCGCGCTGTCGGGCGTGGTATTCGCCCTGTCGAGGGGCGACAGGACCGCGGGCAAGGATTTCGCGGTCGAGACGCGCGAGGACTGA
- the secE gene encoding preprotein translocase subunit SecE encodes MAKTPVAKPAEPAKKRKTSPGEFIRQVRAEGSKVVWPSWAETVQTSIFVGIMMLILSLFFLGIDSLFGAVMRWLLTLA; translated from the coding sequence ATGGCCAAAACACCCGTGGCAAAGCCCGCAGAGCCCGCGAAGAAGCGCAAGACCTCTCCCGGCGAGTTCATTCGCCAGGTCCGCGCCGAGGGTTCCAAGGTCGTCTGGCCCAGCTGGGCCGAGACGGTGCAGACGTCGATCTTCGTCGGCATCATGATGCTGATCCTGTCGCTGTTCTTTCTGGGGATCGATTCGCTGTTCGGCGCGGTGATGCGCTGGCTGCTGACGCTCGCCTGA
- the nusG gene encoding transcription termination/antitermination protein NusG has protein sequence MARWYIIHAYSGFENKVKEAILSEAERTGLEALVEAVEVPSETVTEVKRGKKVQSERKTMPGYVLAKLAMNDDVYHLIKNTPKVTGFLGANNKPQPISDREAARYFGARDEAAAAPKREISVDYEIGDSVKVLDGPFASFNGVVEELDFDKSKVKVSVSIFGRATPVELDFEQVELVK, from the coding sequence ATGGCTCGCTGGTACATCATCCACGCCTATTCGGGTTTCGAGAACAAGGTGAAGGAAGCGATCCTCTCCGAGGCCGAGCGCACCGGCCTGGAAGCGCTGGTCGAGGCGGTGGAAGTCCCTTCGGAAACCGTCACCGAGGTGAAGCGCGGCAAGAAGGTGCAGTCCGAGCGCAAGACCATGCCCGGCTATGTGCTGGCCAAGCTGGCGATGAACGACGACGTCTATCACCTGATCAAGAACACGCCCAAGGTGACCGGCTTTCTGGGTGCGAACAACAAGCCGCAGCCGATTTCCGACCGCGAGGCCGCCCGCTATTTCGGCGCCCGCGACGAGGCTGCCGCCGCCCCCAAGCGCGAGATCAGCGTCGATTACGAGATCGGCGATTCGGTCAAGGTGCTGGACGGCCCGTTCGCCAGCTTCAACGGCGTGGTGGAAGAGCTCGATTTCGACAAGAGCAAGGTCAAGGTCTCGGTCTCGATCTTCGGGCGCGCGACCCCGGTCGAGCTGGACTTCGAACAGGTCGAGCTGGTCAAGTAA
- a CDS encoding competence/damage-inducible protein A — translation MGERNKIWTAALVVIGDEILSGRTHDKNIAQVASWLQVQGIRLAEVRVVPDDQTAIVEAVNALRRRNDYLFTTGGIGPTHDDITVDAVAAAMGVDVIVHPEARALLEAYYDTRGGLNDARMRMARTPEGAHLIPNRYSGAPGIRIGNVFLMAGVPNITAGMLDALTGTLEGGDPVLSETVGCWIAESEVAELLREVEQAHEGVQIGSYPFFREGRSGANFVIRSTDADQLASCVHTLCEGLGEMGREFTPDPPRGAPSFRP, via the coding sequence ATGGGTGAACGCAACAAGATCTGGACCGCAGCCCTCGTCGTCATCGGCGACGAGATCCTGTCGGGCCGCACGCATGACAAGAATATCGCGCAGGTGGCCAGCTGGCTGCAGGTGCAGGGCATCCGCCTTGCCGAGGTGCGCGTGGTGCCCGACGACCAGACTGCGATCGTCGAGGCGGTGAATGCCCTGCGGCGGCGCAACGATTACCTGTTCACCACCGGCGGTATCGGCCCCACGCACGACGACATCACCGTCGATGCCGTTGCCGCAGCGATGGGCGTCGACGTGATCGTCCACCCGGAGGCGCGCGCCCTTCTGGAAGCCTATTACGACACGCGCGGCGGGCTGAACGATGCGCGGATGCGCATGGCGCGCACGCCCGAAGGGGCGCACCTGATTCCCAACCGCTATTCGGGCGCGCCGGGCATCCGCATCGGCAATGTTTTCCTGATGGCCGGGGTGCCCAACATCACCGCGGGCATGCTGGATGCGCTGACCGGCACGCTGGAGGGCGGCGATCCGGTGCTGTCCGAAACCGTCGGCTGCTGGATCGCGGAGAGCGAGGTCGCCGAACTTCTGCGCGAAGTCGAGCAGGCGCACGAGGGCGTGCAGATCGGCAGCTATCCGTTCTTCCGCGAAGGCCGATCCGGCGCGAACTTCGTGATCCGCTCGACCGACGCCGACCAGCTGGCCAGCTGCGTCCATACGCTGTGCGAAGGACTGGGCGAGATGGGGCGCGAGTTCACGCCGGACCCCCCCCGGGGGGCGCCTTCATTCCGTCCCTGA
- a CDS encoding DUF1570 domain-containing protein, whose product MVRFWVAALISLLLATPVQARWLQAESEHFVIYAEESEADLQHFAEMLERYHFAMETLTGKHTETPSPSNRVTIFVMGSEREVRKAYGGNDRYVAGFYVPNAGMSRAFVPPLRRTSGEPDFSQTVLLHEYAHHFLISTSRFGMPRWLGEGLAEFFASTKVLKDGSLQIGRPANHRAGELQYAVEVPIRQLLDPALYDQKKGRFYDNFYGRSWTLVHYLWFSDERKGQLNAYWKAVASGTPTLLAAEQVFGDLDTLDKDLDAYLRSRRMLTYRLTPDMLPIRPVRIFGVGEGMDKMLPIIAHSQSGVSREEALELLPKAREVAARFPADARVLAGQAEAEVDAGYYDEAIAVADRAIAIDGTVANAHLQKALALYRKAGDAADQDAAYGLAIRAFGGLNKLDYDNPLPLIYLYRSYADRGLEPSEHAQHALVRATQLAPFDQDLSMTLAFMYAQTGEIEMARYTFAPVAADPHGGPRAEIARRSVEELADAAEGSPFRFSFFDEEKETETAAASDPASGTE is encoded by the coding sequence ATGGTGCGCTTCTGGGTCGCTGCGCTGATTTCGCTTTTGCTGGCAACGCCTGTGCAGGCTCGCTGGCTGCAGGCGGAAAGCGAACATTTCGTCATCTATGCCGAAGAGAGCGAGGCGGATCTGCAGCATTTCGCGGAGATGCTGGAACGCTATCACTTCGCCATGGAGACGCTGACGGGCAAGCACACCGAGACGCCCAGCCCCTCCAACCGGGTCACGATCTTCGTGATGGGCAGCGAGCGCGAGGTTCGCAAAGCCTATGGCGGCAACGACCGCTACGTCGCCGGTTTCTATGTTCCCAATGCAGGCATGTCGCGCGCCTTCGTTCCGCCGCTGCGCCGCACCAGCGGCGAGCCCGACTTCTCGCAGACCGTGCTGCTCCACGAATATGCCCACCATTTCCTGATCTCGACCTCGCGCTTCGGGATGCCCCGCTGGCTGGGCGAAGGCCTGGCCGAATTCTTTGCCTCGACCAAGGTGCTGAAGGACGGATCGCTGCAGATCGGCCGGCCTGCCAACCATCGCGCCGGCGAACTGCAATATGCGGTCGAGGTGCCGATCCGGCAATTGCTGGACCCCGCCCTCTATGACCAGAAGAAGGGGCGCTTCTACGACAATTTCTATGGACGAAGCTGGACCCTCGTCCATTATCTGTGGTTCTCCGACGAGCGGAAAGGCCAGCTCAACGCCTATTGGAAGGCCGTGGCCTCCGGCACCCCGACGCTGCTGGCGGCTGAGCAGGTGTTCGGCGATCTCGACACGCTCGACAAGGACCTCGACGCCTATCTGCGCAGCCGCCGGATGCTGACCTATCGCCTTACGCCCGACATGCTGCCCATCCGCCCGGTTCGCATCTTCGGTGTCGGAGAGGGCATGGACAAGATGCTTCCGATCATCGCCCATTCGCAAAGCGGCGTCTCGCGCGAAGAAGCGCTGGAACTGCTGCCCAAGGCGCGCGAGGTCGCCGCGCGCTTTCCCGCCGATGCGCGCGTGCTGGCGGGCCAAGCCGAAGCCGAAGTCGACGCGGGCTATTACGACGAGGCGATCGCCGTCGCCGACCGCGCCATCGCCATCGATGGCACCGTGGCGAACGCCCATCTGCAAAAGGCCCTGGCGCTATACCGCAAGGCAGGCGACGCGGCCGATCAGGATGCGGCCTATGGGCTGGCGATCCGTGCCTTCGGGGGATTGAACAAGCTGGATTACGACAATCCCCTGCCACTTATCTATCTCTATCGCAGCTATGCGGATCGCGGCCTTGAACCCAGCGAGCATGCGCAGCACGCGCTGGTCCGCGCCACTCAGCTGGCGCCCTTCGACCAGGACCTGTCGATGACGCTGGCCTTCATGTACGCCCAGACCGGAGAGATCGAGATGGCGCGTTACACATTCGCCCCCGTTGCGGCGGATCCGCACGGCGGCCCCCGCGCGGAAATCGCCCGCCGCTCGGTCGAGGAGCTGGCGGACGCCGCCGAAGGAAGCCCATTCCGATTCTCATTCTTCGACGAGGAAAAGGAGACGGAAACCGCCGCGGCAAGCGATCCGGCTTCAGGGACGGAATGA
- the rplA gene encoding 50S ribosomal protein L1: MAKQTKKQKMLAEKLDAEKLYGFDEALQTLRDLQTAKFDQTLEVAMNLGVDPRHADQQVRGMVSLPAGTGKTVKVAVFARGDNADKALEAGADKVGAEDLMEDMQAGNLDYDRVIATPDMMGVVGRLGKVLGPKGLMPNPKLGTVTPNVAQAVKDAKGGQVQYRVEKAGIIHSGIGKLSFSDDDLKANFNAFVDAVIKAKPSGAKGKYVQKISVSSSMGPGLKIDTAEVQGA; the protein is encoded by the coding sequence ATGGCAAAGCAGACCAAGAAGCAGAAGATGCTGGCCGAGAAGCTGGACGCGGAAAAGCTGTACGGCTTTGACGAAGCGCTGCAGACGCTGCGCGACCTGCAGACCGCCAAGTTCGACCAGACGCTGGAAGTCGCCATGAACCTGGGCGTCGATCCGCGGCACGCCGACCAGCAGGTCCGCGGCATGGTGTCGCTGCCCGCAGGCACCGGCAAGACCGTCAAGGTCGCCGTGTTCGCCCGCGGCGACAACGCCGACAAGGCGCTGGAAGCCGGTGCCGACAAGGTCGGCGCCGAGGACCTGATGGAAGACATGCAGGCAGGCAACCTGGACTATGACCGCGTGATCGCGACCCCCGACATGATGGGCGTCGTGGGCCGCCTCGGCAAGGTGCTGGGCCCCAAGGGCCTGATGCCGAACCCGAAGCTGGGCACCGTGACCCCCAACGTGGCGCAGGCCGTGAAGGACGCCAAGGGCGGCCAGGTCCAGTACCGCGTTGAAAAAGCCGGCATCATCCACTCGGGCATCGGCAAGCTGTCGTTCTCCGACGACGACCTCAAGGCGAACTTCAACGCCTTCGTCGACGCCGTGATCAAGGCGAAGCCGTCGGGCGCCAAGGGCAAGTATGTCCAGAAGATCTCGGTCTCGTCCTCGATGGGCCCGGGCCTCAAGATCGACACCGCCGAGGTGCAGGGCGCCTGA
- the rplK gene encoding 50S ribosomal protein L11, with product MAKKIEGYIKLQVPAGAANPSPPIGPALGQRGVNIMEFCKAFNAATQEMEKGMPIPTVITVFADRSFTFTTKTPPASYLLKKAAKLKSGSKEPGKISAGTIARSDVQAIAEQKMADLNANDIDQAMKIIEGSARSMGLEVVEG from the coding sequence ATGGCCAAGAAGATCGAAGGCTATATCAAGCTGCAGGTGCCCGCGGGCGCTGCAAACCCCTCGCCGCCCATCGGCCCCGCACTGGGCCAGCGCGGCGTGAACATCATGGAATTCTGCAAGGCGTTCAATGCCGCCACGCAGGAAATGGAAAAGGGCATGCCGATCCCGACGGTCATCACCGTCTTCGCGGATCGCTCGTTCACCTTCACCACCAAGACCCCGCCGGCATCCTACCTTCTTAAGAAGGCCGCCAAGCTGAAGTCGGGCTCGAAGGAGCCGGGCAAGATCTCGGCCGGAACCATCGCGCGCAGCGACGTCCAGGCGATCGCCGAGCAGAAGATGGCCGACCTGAACGCGAACGATATCGACCAGGCCATGAAGATCATCGAGGGCAGCGCCCGTTCGATGGGCCTCGAAGTGGTGGAGGGCTGA
- the rimO gene encoding 30S ribosomal protein S12 methylthiotransferase RimO, with amino-acid sequence MVTETESRPSRIAPSPKVGMVSLGCPKALVDSERILTRLRADGYAMSPDYAGADVVLVNTCGFLDSAKEESLEAIGEAIAENGRVIVTGCMGEEADTIRARFPQVLAVTGAHQYEQVVDAVHEAAPWTRGPFVDLIPQPDVKLTPRHYSYLKISEGCNHSCAFCIIPQLRGKLASRRIDAVLREAEKLVAAGTKELLVISQDTSAYGVDVRHEERMWKDRPVRTHMTDLARELGGLRTADGVPPWVRLHYVYPYPHVDAVIPLMAEGLVTPYLDIPFQHASPSVLRAMKRPANEAKVLDRLKSWRAICPDLTVRSSFVVGFPGETEDDFKYLLDWLEEAQLDRVGGFRFEPVEGAQANDLPNPVPEAVKEERYARLMEVTERISAAKLAAKVGRILPVIIDEVGEADEDGDIGATGRSQADAPEIDGNVFIRDVDPGLKPGDIVEVVVEEADAHDLYAAPSA; translated from the coding sequence ATGGTAACCGAAACCGAATCCCGCCCCAGCCGCATCGCGCCCTCGCCCAAGGTCGGCATGGTCAGCCTGGGCTGCCCCAAGGCGCTGGTCGATTCCGAGCGTATCCTGACCCGCCTGCGCGCCGACGGCTATGCGATGAGCCCTGACTATGCCGGGGCCGACGTGGTGCTGGTCAACACCTGCGGCTTCCTGGACAGCGCCAAGGAAGAAAGCCTCGAAGCCATCGGCGAGGCTATCGCGGAAAACGGCCGCGTGATCGTGACCGGCTGCATGGGTGAAGAGGCCGACACGATCCGCGCCCGCTTCCCGCAGGTACTCGCCGTCACCGGCGCGCACCAGTACGAGCAGGTGGTCGATGCTGTGCACGAGGCTGCACCGTGGACCCGCGGGCCGTTCGTGGACCTGATCCCGCAGCCCGACGTGAAGCTGACGCCGCGGCACTACAGCTATCTGAAGATCTCGGAAGGCTGCAATCATAGCTGCGCGTTCTGCATCATCCCGCAATTGCGCGGGAAGCTGGCCAGCCGCCGCATCGACGCCGTGTTGCGCGAAGCCGAAAAGCTGGTCGCTGCCGGGACGAAGGAACTGCTGGTCATCTCGCAGGACACGTCTGCTTACGGGGTGGACGTCCGGCACGAGGAGCGCATGTGGAAGGACCGCCCGGTCCGCACCCACATGACCGACCTCGCCCGCGAACTGGGCGGCTTGCGGACCGCGGACGGCGTGCCGCCATGGGTAAGGCTGCACTATGTCTATCCCTATCCGCATGTCGACGCGGTCATCCCGCTGATGGCCGAGGGGCTGGTCACCCCCTATCTCGACATCCCGTTCCAGCACGCCAGCCCTTCGGTGCTGCGTGCCATGAAGCGCCCCGCGAACGAGGCGAAGGTGCTGGACCGGCTGAAGTCGTGGCGCGCGATCTGCCCCGACCTCACCGTTCGCTCCAGCTTCGTGGTCGGCTTTCCGGGCGAGACCGAGGATGATTTCAAATATCTTCTCGACTGGCTGGAAGAAGCGCAGCTGGACCGCGTCGGCGGCTTCCGCTTCGAACCCGTGGAGGGCGCGCAGGCCAACGACCTGCCGAACCCGGTGCCCGAGGCGGTGAAGGAAGAACGCTACGCCCGGCTGATGGAAGTGACCGAGCGGATCAGCGCGGCGAAACTGGCCGCGAAAGTGGGCCGCATCCTCCCCGTCATCATCGACGAGGTGGGCGAAGCGGACGAGGACGGCGACATCGGCGCGACCGGCCGCAGCCAGGCCGACGCACCCGAGATCGACGGCAATGTCTTCATCCGCGACGTCGATCCCGGTCTGAAGCCAGGCGACATCGTCGAGGTGGTGGTCGAGGAAGCCGACGCGCACGACCTCTACGCAGCGCCATCGGCATGA
- a CDS encoding DUF1761 domain-containing protein, with product MGPVDWFGGILAALAALAVAAAWYRLFARPLSVSAGPGGLEVRRRPFVTIGGTYVLIQLSAFMLAHMFARLSDPSKWWLYFMMTGGVALFFVIPALWTNYLHQRHPRRIALIDAGFWLTAYLAMGAVFWLRSL from the coding sequence ATGGGACCGGTGGATTGGTTCGGCGGCATTCTGGCCGCGCTGGCGGCACTGGCGGTGGCGGCCGCATGGTACCGGCTGTTCGCGCGGCCACTGTCGGTCAGCGCGGGGCCCGGCGGGCTGGAGGTGCGGCGCAGACCCTTCGTCACCATCGGCGGCACCTATGTGCTGATCCAGCTGTCGGCCTTCATGCTGGCGCATATGTTCGCGCGGCTGTCCGATCCGTCGAAATGGTGGCTGTATTTCATGATGACGGGCGGGGTCGCGCTGTTCTTCGTGATTCCGGCGCTGTGGACCAACTATCTGCACCAGCGGCACCCGCGCCGCATCGCGCTGATCGATGCGGGGTTCTGGCTGACCGCCTATCTGGCGATGGGCGCGGTGTTCTGGCTGCGCAGCCTTTAG
- a CDS encoding TorF family putative porin — protein MYSFPIRSLVMGAVLAGTGAPLAAHAQGIPSVELEATTDYRSRGLSWSDGDPALRAAVDVPVTSAITLSAQGVTLREASRHGGADAGFELAASYSAYAGLIDWRGAAVAHVFAGGQGDLNYGEAEAGLGASLGPARVDLSASYAPSQDAIGGSNLYARLGASVGIPATPFLFYGHVGHSSGSDDGTGRANRLRPAGDYADWAVGTEYYFAPVSLALTYSDTDIHRGDLRVPVLDHHYGEKLVASAIMRF, from the coding sequence TTGTACTCCTTCCCCATCCGTTCGCTCGTCATGGGCGCGGTGCTCGCCGGTACCGGCGCGCCGCTTGCGGCCCATGCGCAGGGCATCCCCTCGGTCGAGCTTGAGGCGACGACCGATTACCGCAGCCGCGGCCTGTCGTGGAGCGACGGCGATCCCGCGCTGCGCGCTGCCGTCGACGTGCCGGTCACGTCCGCGATCACCCTGTCCGCCCAGGGCGTGACCCTGCGCGAGGCATCGCGCCACGGCGGCGCCGATGCCGGCTTCGAACTGGCGGCGAGCTACTCGGCCTATGCCGGGCTGATCGACTGGCGCGGGGCCGCAGTCGCCCATGTCTTCGCGGGCGGCCAGGGCGACCTCAACTATGGCGAGGCGGAGGCTGGCCTCGGTGCCTCGCTCGGCCCGGCACGGGTCGATCTGTCGGCCAGCTACGCTCCCTCGCAGGACGCGATCGGGGGCAGCAATCTGTATGCAAGGCTGGGCGCGTCTGTCGGAATCCCCGCCACGCCCTTCCTGTTCTATGGCCATGTCGGCCATTCCAGCGGCAGCGACGACGGCACCGGCCGCGCCAACCGGCTGCGCCCAGCGGGGGACTATGCCGACTGGGCGGTGGGCACCGAATATTACTTCGCCCCCGTCTCGCTGGCGCTGACCTATAGCGATACCGACATCCACCGCGGCGACCTGCGCGTGCCGGTGCTGGACCACCACTACGGCGAAAAGCTGGTCGCCAGCGCGATCATGCGGTTCTGA
- a CDS encoding TadE/TadG family type IV pilus assembly protein gives MRPPFMRRLLLDEHGGTVIEFALLGPALIVMLFGLIETGRLFWTQHTLDEVAYSTVRCMSISTDCDDQSAQQDFAIARAGGYGIALAAANVAVQTNTTCKSFAGSNRVVIDASFSSVMTELVPQFPDAVEAEACFPRLAEME, from the coding sequence ATGCGGCCCCCTTTCATGCGGCGCCTGCTGCTAGACGAACACGGCGGCACGGTCATCGAATTCGCGCTGCTGGGCCCCGCGCTGATCGTCATGCTGTTCGGCCTGATCGAGACGGGGCGCCTGTTCTGGACCCAGCACACGCTGGACGAGGTCGCCTATTCGACCGTGCGCTGCATGTCGATTTCCACCGATTGCGACGACCAGAGCGCGCAGCAGGATTTCGCCATCGCCCGCGCGGGCGGCTATGGCATCGCGCTGGCCGCCGCGAACGTGGCGGTGCAGACCAACACCACTTGCAAAAGCTTTGCCGGATCGAACCGCGTGGTGATCGACGCGAGCTTCAGCTCGGTGATGACCGAACTGGTCCCGCAATTCCCCGACGCGGTGGAGGCCGAGGCCTGCTTCCCCCGCCTGGCCGAGATGGAATAG
- a CDS encoding TadE/TadG family type IV pilus assembly protein, with protein sequence MMKRPLLKRFRKDESGVAAVEFALWSVGLFVLIAAGLDFGLYYITRSHVDESLSATAISAFDARDNVAFTTLPSYARAMANDNALAVSVSCNGTAGSCTNLSRSCACLNADRSFTAQSCGTVCSASGTSAGYYLTLDANANYSSVVVPSRLVGNGQISRSITLRLE encoded by the coding sequence ATGATGAAACGCCCCCTGCTCAAACGCTTCCGCAAGGACGAGAGCGGCGTCGCCGCCGTCGAATTCGCGCTGTGGTCGGTCGGCCTGTTCGTGCTGATCGCGGCGGGGCTGGATTTCGGGTTGTATTACATCACCCGCAGCCATGTCGACGAATCGCTGTCCGCCACCGCGATCAGCGCGTTCGACGCGCGTGACAATGTCGCCTTCACCACGCTGCCGTCCTATGCCCGCGCCATGGCGAACGACAATGCGCTGGCCGTATCGGTCAGCTGCAACGGCACCGCGGGCAGCTGCACCAATTTGTCGCGCAGCTGCGCCTGCCTCAACGCCGATCGCAGTTTCACCGCCCAGTCCTGCGGCACCGTCTGCAGCGCCAGCGGCACCAGCGCGGGCTATTACCTGACGCTGGACGCCAATGCGAACTACAGCTCGGTCGTGGTGCCCAGCCGCCTGGTGGGGAACGGGCAGATATCGCGCAGCATCACGTTAAGGCTGGAATGA